One segment of Bradyrhizobium sp. WD16 DNA contains the following:
- the hisF gene encoding imidazole glycerol phosphate synthase subunit HisF produces MFKVRVIPCLDVKDGRVVKGVNFVDLRDAGDPVEAAIAYDAAGADELCFLDITATHENRGTMLDVVRRTAEACFMPLTVGGGVRTVDDIRALLTSGADKVSINSAAVARRPFVREAAEKFGDQCIVVAIDAKRVSAEGEPARWEIFTHGGRRGTGIDALDYAEEVVALGAGEILLTSMDRDGTRQGFDIPLTRAVADRVSVPVIASGGVGNLDHLVAGIRDGHATAVLAASIFHFGEFTIRQAKEHMAACGLPMRLDP; encoded by the coding sequence ATGTTCAAGGTTCGCGTCATCCCCTGTCTCGACGTCAAGGACGGCCGAGTCGTCAAGGGCGTCAATTTCGTCGACCTGCGCGACGCCGGCGATCCGGTCGAGGCGGCGATCGCCTATGACGCCGCCGGCGCCGACGAATTGTGCTTCCTCGACATCACCGCCACCCACGAGAATCGCGGCACCATGCTCGACGTGGTGCGGCGGACGGCGGAAGCCTGCTTCATGCCGCTCACCGTCGGCGGCGGCGTGCGCACCGTCGACGATATCCGCGCCCTCCTCACCTCCGGCGCCGACAAGGTCTCGATCAATTCCGCGGCGGTGGCGCGGCGGCCCTTCGTCCGCGAGGCCGCGGAGAAATTCGGCGACCAGTGCATCGTGGTGGCGATCGACGCCAAGCGCGTCAGCGCCGAGGGCGAGCCGGCACGCTGGGAGATCTTCACTCACGGCGGTCGCCGCGGCACCGGCATCGACGCGCTGGACTATGCCGAGGAGGTCGTGGCGCTCGGCGCCGGGGAGATTCTTCTGACCTCGATGGATCGTGACGGCACGCGCCAGGGTTTCGACATCCCCCTGACCCGCGCCGTGGCCGACCGGGTGAGCGTGCCGGTGATCGCCTCGGGCGGCGTCGGCAATCTCGACCACCTGGTCGCCGGCATTCGTGACGGCCACGCCACCGCGGTGCTGGCCGCCTCGATCTTCCATTTCGGCGAAT